One window of Desulfovibrio aminophilus genomic DNA carries:
- a CDS encoding Ni/Fe hydrogenase subunit alpha codes for MAKKTQSAAPAKTGKRVDVHYLTRVEGHGNIVVEIEADGRVSACRWEVPEAPRFFEAMLIGRDYRDVHHITSRICGICSIGHQLASLQATEDALDIRVSEQTLLLRRLAVHGENLQSHLLHIAYLVLPDLMGVDSVIPLAETHKDALLKLVAARRMSNEFCRIICGRTTHPQRMTPGGWMRIPSIQDLTALRALLVESLPNLDFAVDLVASLADKIPSFERKTEYIALVSPTDYALYWGEVGSSQDERHPVRDYKSVTREYCVPQSTAKWSKNVDESYMVGALARFNLNAGKLTPGAAAAAAKLGLKPGCTNPFMNTVAQLVECVHSVEDSVALIDKLLARGPREEALPPIRVKAGKGAGAVEVPRGILFHAYEYDANGRIFQADCVIPTNQNHANIQKDMEALVPTLADKSEAEIELILSMLVRAYDPCISCSTHTLDLRPGQEKKLVRFVRK; via the coding sequence ATGGCGAAAAAGACGCAGTCGGCGGCTCCGGCCAAGACCGGAAAACGGGTGGATGTCCACTATCTGACCCGCGTGGAGGGCCACGGCAACATCGTGGTCGAGATCGAGGCGGACGGCCGCGTGTCGGCCTGCCGCTGGGAAGTGCCCGAGGCTCCGCGCTTCTTCGAGGCCATGCTCATCGGCCGGGACTACCGCGACGTGCATCACATCACCTCGCGCATCTGCGGCATCTGCTCCATCGGGCACCAGCTGGCCTCGCTCCAGGCCACCGAGGACGCCCTGGACATCCGCGTCTCGGAGCAGACGCTCCTGCTGCGCCGCCTGGCCGTGCACGGCGAGAACCTCCAGAGCCACCTGCTGCACATCGCCTATCTCGTGCTGCCGGACCTCATGGGCGTGGACTCCGTGATCCCCCTGGCCGAGACGCACAAGGACGCGCTGCTCAAGCTGGTGGCCGCCCGGCGCATGTCCAACGAGTTCTGCCGGATCATCTGCGGCCGCACCACCCACCCGCAGCGCATGACCCCGGGCGGCTGGATGCGGATTCCCTCGATCCAGGACCTGACGGCCCTGCGCGCCCTCCTGGTGGAGAGCCTGCCCAACCTGGACTTCGCCGTGGACCTCGTGGCCTCCCTGGCGGACAAGATTCCGTCCTTCGAGCGCAAGACCGAGTACATCGCCCTGGTCTCGCCCACGGACTATGCCCTGTACTGGGGTGAGGTGGGCTCCAGCCAGGACGAGCGCCATCCCGTGCGCGACTACAAGAGCGTGACCCGGGAGTACTGTGTGCCGCAATCCACGGCCAAGTGGAGCAAGAACGTCGATGAATCCTACATGGTCGGAGCCCTGGCGCGCTTCAACCTGAACGCCGGAAAGCTCACCCCCGGCGCGGCGGCGGCCGCCGCCAAGCTCGGGCTCAAGCCGGGCTGCACCAATCCGTTCATGAACACCGTGGCCCAGCTCGTGGAGTGCGTGCATTCGGTGGAGGACTCCGTGGCCCTCATCGACAAGCTCCTGGCGCGCGGCCCGCGCGAGGAGGCCCTGCCGCCCATCCGGGTCAAGGCGGGCAAGGGCGCGGGCGCGGTGGAGGTGCCCCGGGGCATCCTCTTCCACGCCTACGAGTACGACGCCAACGGCCGCATCTTCCAGGCCGACTGCGTCATCCCCACGAACCAGAACCACGCCAACATCCAGAAGGACATGGAGGCCCTGGTCCCGACCCTGGCCGACAAGTCCGAGGCCGAGATCGAGCTCATCCTGTCCATGCTCGTGCGGGCCTACGACCCCTGCATCTCCTGCTCCACGCACACCCTGGATCTGCGGCCGGGCCAGGAGAAGAAGCTCGTGCGCTTCGTGCGCAAGTAG
- a CDS encoding FAD/NAD(P)-binding protein: protein MSIKNFSPYVPRPATLVAKQKLSDFVTLFTFEQDNGKPLAHKPGQFVNLSIYGVGEAPFSISSPPEQKNVFELAVRKIGTVTQALHALEPGAKIGIRGPYGSFFPVQQFVGKDTLFVAGGLGYIPLRSLLRYQLRHREEFGRIIVLIGTRDPKERIFTEQIKRLGERGDVEVLETVDRGDETWQGNVGLITTLLPKVQIDAAGTFVAMVGPPIMYRFVIADCRKIGIPADQIYVSLERKMKCGLGKCGHCQINDLNACIDGPVFRYTDIEAYQEAI from the coding sequence ATGAGTATTAAGAACTTCTCGCCCTACGTGCCGCGTCCGGCGACCCTCGTGGCCAAGCAGAAGCTCTCGGACTTCGTGACCCTGTTCACCTTCGAGCAGGACAACGGCAAGCCCCTGGCCCACAAGCCCGGGCAGTTCGTGAACCTGTCCATCTACGGGGTGGGCGAGGCGCCGTTCTCCATCAGCTCCCCGCCGGAGCAGAAGAACGTCTTCGAGCTGGCCGTGCGCAAGATCGGCACCGTGACCCAGGCCCTGCACGCCCTGGAGCCCGGGGCCAAGATCGGCATCCGGGGCCCCTACGGGAGCTTCTTCCCGGTGCAGCAGTTCGTGGGCAAGGACACGCTCTTCGTGGCCGGCGGCCTGGGCTACATCCCCCTGCGCTCGCTGCTGCGCTACCAGCTCCGCCACCGCGAGGAGTTCGGCCGGATCATCGTGCTCATCGGCACCCGCGACCCCAAGGAGCGCATCTTCACCGAGCAGATCAAGCGCCTGGGCGAGCGGGGCGACGTGGAGGTCCTGGAGACCGTGGACCGGGGCGACGAGACCTGGCAGGGCAACGTGGGCCTCATCACCACGCTTCTGCCCAAGGTCCAGATCGACGCCGCGGGCACCTTCGTGGCCATGGTCGGCCCGCCGATCATGTACCGCTTCGTCATCGCCGATTGCCGCAAGATCGGCATTCCGGCGGACCAGATCTACGTCTCGCTGGAACGCAAGATGAAGTGCGGCCTGGGCAAGTGCGGGCACTGCCAGATCAACGACCTGAACGCCTGCATCGACGGCCCGGTGTTCCGCTACACGGACATCGAGGCGTACCAGGAAGCCATCTAA
- a CDS encoding 4Fe-4S dicluster domain-containing protein, with protein sequence MTTTYTVFQEQLPELFRQWSREYALYVPARTAEGFYDFRPWHEELEVAWEYDVAYNSPKRHLLPPRETLIRYDLQAYTAEPVFEAPQQILFGVHPYDLKALNQLDQIMEGGSPDQNYLRRREATLIMALDPLTVSPTAFWGSLGADKVNHGYDLYWTKIGPASFLVQVGSARGEELLRRAGEPMKATAADREAARRAKLRALALTRANALKYNWEETPRILGRSWDSPIWRKYAVMCLACGSCNLVCPTCYCFDIREEADDRLEKGERFRAWDGCMLESFARVAGNHNFRPKALDRYRHRYFRKGKYIYDKIGELGCVGCGRCVRACTAGIANPLAVFNELWEESGNEY encoded by the coding sequence ATGACCACGACCTACACCGTCTTTCAGGAACAGCTCCCCGAGCTGTTCCGTCAGTGGAGCCGCGAATACGCGCTTTACGTGCCGGCCCGGACCGCCGAGGGGTTCTACGATTTCCGCCCTTGGCACGAGGAACTCGAAGTGGCGTGGGAGTATGACGTCGCCTACAACTCCCCCAAGCGCCATCTCCTGCCTCCGCGCGAGACACTCATCCGCTACGACCTCCAGGCCTACACCGCCGAGCCGGTGTTCGAGGCCCCGCAGCAGATCCTCTTCGGGGTCCATCCCTATGATCTGAAGGCCCTGAACCAGCTGGACCAGATCATGGAGGGCGGCAGCCCGGACCAGAACTATCTGCGCCGCCGCGAGGCCACCCTGATCATGGCCTTGGACCCGCTGACCGTCTCGCCCACCGCCTTCTGGGGCAGCCTCGGCGCGGACAAGGTGAACCACGGCTACGATCTCTATTGGACCAAGATCGGCCCGGCCTCCTTTCTGGTGCAGGTCGGCTCGGCGCGCGGCGAGGAGTTGCTGCGCCGCGCCGGGGAGCCCATGAAGGCCACGGCCGCCGACCGCGAGGCCGCCCGCCGGGCCAAGCTCCGCGCCCTGGCCCTGACGCGGGCCAACGCCCTCAAGTACAACTGGGAGGAGACCCCGCGCATCCTCGGCCGCAGCTGGGATTCCCCCATCTGGCGCAAGTACGCGGTGATGTGCCTGGCCTGCGGTTCCTGCAACCTGGTCTGCCCCACCTGCTACTGCTTCGACATCCGCGAGGAGGCCGACGACCGGCTGGAGAAGGGCGAGCGCTTCCGGGCCTGGGACGGCTGCATGCTGGAGTCCTTCGCCCGGGTGGCGGGGAACCACAACTTCCGGCCCAAGGCCCTGGACCGCTACCGCCACCGCTATTTCCGCAAGGGCAAATACATCTACGACAAGATCGGGGAACTGGGCTGCGTGGGCTGCGGACGCTGCGTGCGCGCCTGCACGGCCGGGATCGCCAATCCGCTGGCCGTGTTCAACGAGCTTTGGGAGGAGTCGGGCAATGAGTATTAA
- a CDS encoding tRNA (cytidine(34)-2'-O)-methyltransferase, with translation MRLVLFNPEIPPNTGNVARLCAAMRIPLHLIEPLGFSLADRYLKRAGLDYWPHVDLRVHPDMGHFLRETAPSRLVLSSARGGVPAHRFPFEPGDAIVLGPETTGLPGEILGLSEHLVRIPIRGEVRSLNMSTAAGILLHEALRRTGGLD, from the coding sequence ATGCGACTGGTCCTGTTCAACCCGGAAATCCCCCCGAACACGGGCAACGTGGCCCGGCTCTGCGCGGCCATGCGCATCCCCCTGCACCTCATCGAACCCCTGGGCTTCTCCCTGGCCGACCGCTACCTCAAGCGCGCGGGCCTGGACTACTGGCCCCACGTGGACCTGCGCGTGCACCCGGACATGGGTCATTTCCTGCGCGAAACGGCCCCCTCCCGCCTCGTGCTTTCCAGCGCCCGGGGCGGCGTCCCGGCGCACCGCTTCCCCTTCGAGCCCGGCGACGCCATCGTGCTCGGCCCGGAGACCACGGGCCTGCCCGGCGAAATCCTCGGCCTGTCCGAGCATCTCGTACGCATCCCCATCCGGGGGGAGGTGCGCAGCCTGAACATGTCCACCGCCGCGGGCATCCTGCTGCACGAGGCCCTGCGTCGGACCGGCGGCCTGGACTGA
- the rfbB gene encoding dTDP-glucose 4,6-dehydratase — translation MRLLVTGGCGFIGTNFIQGVLSAHPDWTVVNLDRLTYAGNRHNLLALEQENEGRGDPRYVFVHGDIGNRELVLSLLEEHRLEAVVNFAAESHVDRSINDPAPFLSTNVMGAQNLLECARLRGLKRFVQISTDEVYGSLGPDGSFSEATPLAPNSPYSASKASADLVCRAYRETYGLPVIITRCSNNYGPYQFPEKLIPLMFLKARNGEPLPVYGQGTNVRDWIWVGDHCKGVELALTRGAPGQVYNFGGAAERANLDVVRAILKALGKPESLITFVKDRPGHDQRYAMDFAKAARELGFAPSLDFETGLARTLEWYRDNGAWLESVQSGAYRRFMDEWYGERA, via the coding sequence ATGCGGCTTCTCGTCACCGGCGGCTGCGGCTTCATCGGCACCAACTTCATCCAGGGCGTGCTCTCCGCGCACCCGGACTGGACGGTGGTCAACCTGGACCGGCTGACCTACGCCGGAAACCGGCACAACCTCCTGGCCCTGGAACAGGAAAACGAAGGCCGGGGCGACCCGCGCTACGTCTTCGTCCACGGCGACATCGGGAACCGGGAGCTCGTGCTCTCGCTGCTTGAGGAGCACCGCCTGGAGGCGGTGGTCAACTTCGCCGCCGAGTCCCACGTGGACCGCTCCATCAACGACCCGGCGCCGTTCCTGAGCACCAACGTCATGGGCGCGCAGAACCTCCTGGAGTGCGCGCGGCTGCGCGGCCTCAAGCGCTTCGTGCAGATCTCCACGGACGAGGTCTACGGCAGCCTCGGCCCGGACGGCTCCTTCAGCGAGGCCACGCCGCTCGCGCCCAACTCGCCCTACTCCGCCTCCAAGGCCTCGGCCGACCTCGTCTGTCGGGCCTACCGCGAGACATACGGCCTGCCGGTGATCATCACCCGCTGCTCGAACAACTACGGCCCCTACCAGTTCCCGGAAAAGCTCATCCCGCTCATGTTCCTCAAGGCCCGCAACGGCGAGCCCCTGCCGGTCTACGGCCAGGGAACCAACGTGCGCGACTGGATATGGGTCGGGGACCACTGCAAGGGCGTGGAGCTGGCCCTGACGCGCGGCGCGCCGGGCCAGGTCTACAACTTCGGCGGCGCGGCCGAGCGCGCCAACCTGGACGTGGTCCGGGCCATCCTCAAGGCCCTGGGCAAGCCGGAATCCCTCATCACCTTCGTCAAGGACCGCCCCGGCCACGACCAGCGCTACGCCATGGATTTCGCCAAGGCGGCCCGCGAGCTGGGCTTCGCGCCCTCCCTGGACTTCGAGACCGGCCTGGCCCGGACCCTGGAATGGTACCGGGACAACGGGGCCTGGCTGGAGTCCGTGCAGAGCGGGGCCTACCGGCGCTTCATGGACGAATGGTACGGGGAGCGGGCGTGA
- the rfbD gene encoding dTDP-4-dehydrorhamnose reductase, which translates to MAGAKVAVLGGRRGMLGQALTGALERAKVVALPLSSQDFDPLDAPALEAFLAREKPDRVFNAVAYTAVDQAEDEPQAAFRLNRDLPALLGRVCAARGIRLLHFSTDFVFDGRGHEPLRPEDPTGPLSVYGASKLAGEEALRGLPGVVVARTAWLFGPGRTNFVEKIITLARTRETLTVVHDQEGSPTYTPDLAAMAVALAATETTGVLHLANSGRATWCELAAEAVHLAGLPCRVQPIPTSAWPTKATRPAFSVLDTSAFTTATGMTPRPWNQALRDYVFGDLGLRS; encoded by the coding sequence CTGGCCGGGGCCAAGGTCGCCGTTCTCGGAGGCCGGCGGGGCATGCTGGGCCAGGCCCTGACCGGGGCCCTGGAGCGCGCCAAGGTCGTGGCCCTGCCCCTGTCCTCCCAGGATTTCGACCCCCTGGACGCCCCGGCCCTGGAGGCCTTCCTCGCGCGCGAGAAGCCGGACCGGGTCTTCAACGCCGTGGCCTACACCGCCGTGGACCAGGCCGAGGACGAGCCCCAGGCCGCCTTCCGCCTGAACCGCGACCTGCCCGCCCTGCTCGGCCGGGTCTGCGCCGCGCGCGGCATCCGGCTTCTGCACTTCAGCACGGACTTCGTCTTCGACGGCCGGGGCCACGAGCCCCTGCGTCCCGAGGACCCCACCGGCCCGCTCTCGGTCTACGGGGCCAGCAAGCTGGCCGGGGAGGAGGCCCTGCGCGGCCTGCCCGGCGTGGTCGTGGCCCGCACGGCCTGGCTCTTCGGCCCGGGACGGACCAATTTCGTGGAGAAGATCATCACCCTGGCCCGGACCCGCGAGACGCTCACCGTGGTCCACGACCAGGAAGGCTCGCCCACCTACACCCCGGACCTGGCGGCCATGGCCGTGGCCCTGGCGGCCACGGAGACCACCGGCGTCCTGCACCTGGCCAACTCCGGCCGGGCCACGTGGTGCGAACTGGCGGCCGAGGCCGTCCATCTGGCGGGTCTGCCCTGCCGGGTCCAGCCCATCCCCACTTCGGCCTGGCCCACCAAGGCGACCCGTCCGGCCTTCTCCGTGCTGGATACGAGCGCCTTCACCACGGCCACGGGCATGACGCCCCGGCCCTGGAACCAGGCGCTGCGGGACTATGTGTTCGGGGACCTCGGACTCAGATCCTGA
- a CDS encoding SulP family inorganic anion transporter, giving the protein MATFQCASCGFTREVPDRLAGRGTKCPQCGTPGEVAGPAEDKAPAAAPAHFACPSCGRRAEVPARLAGRSAKCPSCGSVGRITAAPPKPADLEVDSISLDDLVQDAPPPPAPRPDPSLPSPTLAPDAPPPSEAPRLLQGNPLRNMFAGLVSGLLGVFFCLALAGLVFPQAALAAFYPSALGMALVSASALGAVYAARSRVPFAIAGPESMACALLAFMAADVVRAMPGQSPATVFATAAAAVALSACLAGGMSWLVGRLRLGALVRFIPTQIIGGVLAAVGVFLLAGAHGFVTGKTFSLLELLDGLSLEGLSRLLPDALNRPWTLALIFGVLLFALLFRARHSFFLLLLLLAGLAAGLAGVWWPGSALARLAGVSGFLPAGPVAPTPLLGTDWFLGVSWPVILAQAPSAAALVALLVMTDMSRVTSLEVFLGRELDLDQEFRALGLGNLAAGLCGGLPGAVSLGRSHGNRSAGAAGPLAGLVAALVCLAAFLHLGPWLGLVARFVPGGFLVYLGLSLIKDWLLDTRGEFTRKDDYALLWLTFVVTVVLGLLLGMAVGLVLAMLVTVNRYGRNASVCRALSGDSHRSNVDRAKAQLAVLRAKGGRTLILELRGFLFLGSLHGVMRCVHQRLAEPDTEPLRYVVLDFGAVTGLGSSVNLGFSMLTRLADAEGFRLVLAQLSLEVSEHLERAGLVKPDDEDAPVQAFMNLDYALEWCENRILEDEGALGGAEQSLADLLRPVFPDPEVVPQLLRVLRRVEVPKGRHVFRQGDVSDSLYFIESGMVNVELELPGGRILRLRKLGPGTVFGEMGLYTTAPRSASVLATRKCVLHRLSAESFQVIQERAPRLASAVHRFVVTLLAEHLGDANRKLRDFSRR; this is encoded by the coding sequence GTGGCCACATTCCAGTGCGCTTCGTGCGGCTTCACCCGGGAGGTCCCCGACCGGCTCGCCGGACGCGGGACCAAATGCCCGCAATGCGGGACCCCGGGCGAGGTGGCCGGACCGGCGGAGGACAAGGCTCCGGCGGCGGCCCCGGCCCACTTCGCCTGTCCCTCCTGCGGACGGAGGGCCGAGGTCCCCGCCCGGCTCGCCGGGCGGAGCGCCAAGTGCCCCTCTTGCGGGAGCGTGGGCCGGATCACCGCCGCGCCGCCCAAGCCCGCGGACCTGGAAGTGGACTCCATCAGCCTGGACGATCTGGTCCAGGACGCACCCCCGCCGCCCGCCCCGCGTCCCGACCCGTCGTTGCCGTCCCCGACCCTGGCCCCGGACGCGCCGCCGCCCTCGGAGGCCCCGCGCCTGCTCCAGGGCAATCCGCTCAGGAACATGTTCGCCGGGCTCGTCTCCGGCCTGCTCGGCGTGTTTTTCTGCCTGGCCCTGGCCGGTCTGGTCTTCCCCCAGGCCGCCCTGGCCGCGTTCTATCCCTCGGCCCTGGGAATGGCCCTGGTTTCGGCCTCGGCCCTGGGCGCGGTCTACGCGGCGCGCAGCCGCGTGCCCTTCGCCATCGCCGGGCCCGAGTCCATGGCCTGCGCCCTGCTGGCCTTCATGGCGGCCGACGTGGTCCGGGCCATGCCCGGACAGTCCCCGGCCACGGTCTTCGCCACGGCCGCCGCCGCCGTGGCGCTGAGCGCCTGCCTGGCCGGAGGCATGAGCTGGCTGGTGGGGCGGCTGCGGCTTGGCGCGCTGGTGCGCTTCATTCCCACGCAGATCATCGGCGGCGTGCTGGCGGCGGTGGGCGTCTTTCTTCTCGCCGGAGCCCACGGCTTCGTCACCGGCAAGACGTTTTCCCTGCTGGAACTGCTCGACGGCCTGTCCCTGGAGGGCCTGTCGCGTCTTCTGCCGGACGCCCTGAACCGGCCCTGGACCCTGGCCCTGATCTTCGGGGTGCTGCTTTTCGCCCTGCTTTTCCGCGCGCGCCATTCCTTCTTTCTGCTGCTCCTGCTCCTGGCGGGGCTGGCCGCCGGTCTGGCGGGCGTCTGGTGGCCGGGGTCGGCCCTGGCCCGGCTGGCCGGGGTTTCCGGTTTTCTTCCGGCCGGACCCGTCGCGCCCACGCCCCTGCTCGGCACGGACTGGTTCCTGGGCGTGTCCTGGCCCGTGATCCTGGCCCAGGCCCCCTCGGCGGCCGCCCTGGTGGCCCTGCTGGTCATGACCGACATGTCGCGCGTCACCTCGCTGGAGGTGTTCCTGGGACGCGAACTGGACCTGGATCAGGAATTTCGGGCCCTGGGCCTGGGCAATCTCGCCGCCGGACTCTGCGGCGGCCTGCCCGGCGCCGTATCCCTGGGCCGGAGCCATGGAAACCGCTCCGCCGGGGCCGCCGGACCGTTGGCGGGCTTGGTGGCCGCCCTGGTCTGCCTGGCCGCGTTCCTGCACCTGGGCCCCTGGCTCGGCCTCGTGGCCCGCTTCGTGCCCGGCGGCTTCCTGGTCTACCTCGGCCTGAGCCTCATCAAGGACTGGCTCCTGGACACCCGGGGCGAGTTCACCCGTAAGGACGACTACGCCCTGCTCTGGCTGACCTTCGTGGTCACCGTGGTCTTGGGCCTGCTCCTGGGCATGGCTGTCGGGCTCGTGCTGGCCATGCTCGTGACCGTGAACCGATACGGCCGGAACGCCTCCGTGTGCCGGGCGCTGTCCGGCGACAGCCACCGCAGCAACGTGGACCGCGCCAAGGCCCAGCTGGCGGTCCTGCGCGCCAAGGGCGGCAGGACGCTCATCCTGGAGCTGCGTGGATTCCTGTTCCTGGGGTCGCTGCACGGGGTGATGCGCTGCGTGCACCAGCGCCTGGCCGAGCCGGACACCGAGCCCTTGCGCTACGTGGTCCTGGACTTCGGGGCGGTCACCGGCCTGGGCTCCTCGGTGAACCTCGGCTTCTCCATGCTCACCCGCCTGGCCGACGCCGAGGGCTTCCGGCTGGTCCTGGCCCAGCTTTCCCTGGAGGTCTCCGAGCATCTGGAGCGCGCCGGTCTGGTCAAGCCGGACGACGAGGACGCGCCGGTGCAGGCCTTCATGAACCTGGACTACGCCCTGGAGTGGTGCGAGAACCGCATCCTGGAGGACGAGGGAGCCCTGGGCGGCGCGGAGCAGTCCCTCGCCGACCTCCTGCGGCCGGTGTTCCCGGACCCGGAGGTGGTGCCCCAGCTCCTGCGCGTTCTGCGGCGGGTCGAGGTTCCCAAGGGGCGGCACGTCTTCCGCCAGGGCGACGTCTCCGACTCGCTCTATTTCATCGAGTCCGGCATGGTGAACGTCGAGCTGGAGTTGCCCGGCGGGCGCATCCTGCGGCTGCGCAAGCTCGGCCCGGGCACGGTCTTCGGCGAGATGGGCCTGTACACCACGGCTCCGCGCTCGGCCTCGGTGCTGGCCACCCGCAAGTGCGTTCTGCACCGTCTCTCGGCGGAGAGCTTCCAGGTGATCCAGGAGCGCGCGCCGCGTCTGGCCTCGGCCGTGCACCGTTTCGTGGTCACGCTTCTGGCCGAGCACCTGGGCGACGCCAACCGCAAGCTCCGCGACTTCTCGCGGCGGTGA
- a CDS encoding glycosyltransferase yields the protein MARTFDYEAQPVIRDGEPADLRVLRGGRTWTLWGRRGGAAELALLESLPDGLPVLLGTGLGLALEALLGRGGPVAVVDREAPLLEASGVRRRFGGDPRVLWLDDPDPAAVLRALDRWRTEHGGRALVPLVVPLWRRLDPDYYGGLLATLRPAPEGDFWSRARRPRFRNAVPRVLVLRRPYFLTGEIASALDALELPWRALEVGMDPTVRPGFVEDLLTTVVEFQPDFALTVNHFGLDREGKVAGLLERLGLPLASWFVDNPRLILSRYAGLNRPGTVLFTWDEAGVEPLRADGYPEVHYLPLATDPARFRPDAGPIPEAWRADVSFVGNSMRRAVDDCLAALARFPELVENHERLAREFGAWRGSAAAVFLAEAAPEAWRRHQALPDEESRLAFESLLTWEATRQYRLECVRGLLPFDPLVAGDEGWRAALGPGTWRWHSSLDYARDLPRFYAAAQINFNCTSRQMKGAVNQRVFDVPACGGFLLTDAGPQLERLFDPGSESAVYHGPEEVEDAARRWLADPLGRAGLARRARARVLAEHTYAHRLRRLVEIMRQTVAGPGEGGLRASDLAGTAGFCDRKKGSTLPAPQEKE from the coding sequence ATGGCCCGGACCTTTGACTACGAAGCGCAGCCCGTGATCCGCGACGGGGAGCCGGCGGACCTGCGCGTGCTGCGCGGCGGCCGGACCTGGACCCTCTGGGGACGGCGCGGCGGCGCGGCCGAACTGGCCCTGCTGGAGTCCCTGCCCGACGGCCTGCCCGTGCTCCTGGGCACGGGCCTGGGGCTGGCCCTGGAGGCCCTGCTCGGCCGAGGCGGGCCCGTGGCCGTGGTGGACCGGGAAGCCCCGCTGCTGGAGGCGAGCGGCGTGCGGCGGCGCTTCGGCGGGGACCCCCGCGTGCTGTGGCTGGACGACCCGGACCCCGCCGCCGTGTTGCGCGCCCTGGATCGCTGGCGGACGGAGCACGGCGGCCGTGCCCTGGTCCCCCTGGTCGTGCCCCTCTGGCGGCGGCTGGACCCGGACTATTACGGCGGGCTGCTCGCGACCCTGCGGCCCGCGCCGGAAGGGGACTTCTGGTCCCGGGCGCGGCGGCCGCGCTTCCGCAACGCCGTGCCCCGCGTGCTCGTCCTGCGGCGGCCCTATTTCCTCACCGGCGAGATCGCCTCGGCCCTGGACGCCCTGGAGCTGCCCTGGCGCGCGCTGGAGGTCGGCATGGACCCCACCGTGCGCCCCGGATTCGTGGAGGACCTGCTCACGACCGTGGTGGAGTTCCAGCCCGACTTCGCGCTCACGGTGAACCACTTCGGCCTGGACCGCGAGGGGAAGGTGGCCGGGTTGCTGGAGCGCCTGGGCCTGCCCCTGGCCTCCTGGTTCGTGGACAATCCCCGGCTCATCCTCTCCCGCTACGCCGGGCTGAACCGTCCCGGGACCGTGCTCTTCACCTGGGATGAGGCCGGAGTGGAACCGCTCCGGGCCGACGGCTATCCCGAAGTCCACTACCTGCCCCTGGCCACGGACCCGGCCCGCTTTCGGCCGGACGCCGGGCCCATTCCCGAGGCCTGGCGCGCGGACGTGTCCTTCGTGGGCAACTCCATGCGCCGAGCCGTGGACGACTGCCTCGCGGCCCTGGCGCGGTTCCCGGAGCTTGTGGAGAACCATGAACGGCTGGCCCGGGAGTTCGGGGCCTGGCGCGGCAGCGCGGCGGCGGTCTTCCTGGCCGAGGCGGCCCCGGAGGCCTGGCGGCGGCATCAGGCCCTGCCGGACGAGGAGAGCCGCCTGGCCTTCGAGTCCCTGCTGACCTGGGAGGCCACTCGCCAGTACCGCCTGGAGTGCGTGCGCGGCCTGCTGCCCTTCGATCCGCTGGTGGCGGGCGACGAGGGCTGGCGCGCGGCCCTGGGGCCGGGAACGTGGCGCTGGCATTCCTCCCTGGACTACGCCCGGGATCTGCCGCGCTTCTACGCGGCGGCCCAGATCAACTTCAACTGCACGAGCCGCCAGATGAAGGGCGCGGTGAACCAGCGGGTCTTCGACGTGCCCGCCTGCGGCGGTTTCCTGCTCACGGACGCCGGGCCGCAGCTGGAGCGGCTCTTCGACCCCGGCTCGGAGTCGGCGGTCTACCACGGCCCGGAGGAGGTGGAGGACGCCGCCCGGCGCTGGCTGGCCGATCCCCTGGGCCGGGCCGGGCTGGCCCGGCGGGCCCGGGCGCGGGTCCTGGCCGAGCACACCTACGCCCACCGTCTGCGGCGGCTGGTGGAGATCATGCGCCAGACCGTCGCCGGACCGGGGGAGGGGGGCCTGCGCGCTTCCGATCTTGCGGGAACCGCTGGATTCTGCGATAGAAAAAAAGGATCGACTCTGCCCGCGCCGCAAGAAAAGGAGTGA